Genomic DNA from Salinibacter pepae:
GCCGATGCTGCCCCAGTCGGCGTACCACCCGAGGGTGAAACAGGTCGGTTCCGTGCCGCTTCCCGCGTGGAAGAACTTGCCGACGAGGGAGCCGACTCGGATGTAGGATCGTCTTCGTCTGTCACAAGCTCGGCTTCCGCGGCAGGGGCCGGTTCGCTGGCCTCAGCTGCAGCAATGGGAGCACCCGCCTCCTCCTCCGCCCGCACGACGAGCGTGTCAAGTTGTTTTTCGTAAACTACGACCACCGGATCGGCGTCCGCAACGTAGACTGTGTCGTCGTGCACCGGAACCGTGTTGTTGTGCGCCGGTGGTGCGACGTTCGGTGACGCGTTTATGGAGGCAGCTCCTCCGATCCACGAGAGAAGCAGGAGGCCGAGCACAAGTGCTGACGGTCGTTTCACCGGCACAGCAGGCGTATTACTGACGAATGCTTTGCTGTAGGTACCATATCGGTTTTCGACTTTCGGGTCCAAAGCAATTCGGAGAACACCCTTCCAGTTCCCGATCTTTGTCTTCACGGCCACGATTGGTAAAATAATACCGAGTATGGTAATCTAAAAGATCAGCTATCTAAACCAGTTTCGGTTGAGACGGGAAGCTGCTGGAACATACGCGCTGGGCTTGGCCGGGCTGCCACTACGCCCGTAACCACTGCGCCCGCAGCCGCTGCGCCTACAAGTTACCCGGTCAGCCAAGTTGCCCGCTAAGCGCCCAGTTGTCCCGGGACGGTCCCGAAAAGACGCCAAAAAGACGACTCCAAGGAGGCGACCCCAAGGAGACGACACAGATGAACCGACACCGATGAGCATGCTCTACGACGGCGCATACTGTGCAAAACGGCACAGCTCACTTCCAGCAGTTCTCACGGAGGGGCGGAAGACACGGCGCTTTGCCAAATGCCATCCTTGGATG
This window encodes:
- a CDS encoding curli production assembly/transport protein CsgE; this encodes MKTKIGNWKGVLRIALDPKVENRYGTYSKAFVSNTPAVPVKRPSALVLGLLLLSWIGGAASINASPNVAPPAHNNTVPVHDDTVYVADADPVVVVYEKQLDTLVVRAEEEAGAPIAAAEASEPAPAAEAELVTDEDDPTSESAPSSASSSTREAARNRPVSPSGGTPTGAASAGAKSAGTKSAGATSTGVKKGISVAGLIIDRTHSVIGRDFQDAFNDHWTEPEDVSSFTIRIDEQPLPQFGSKVQVSVEGTTLFQAQLRPEYQRIRKAARQAAARTRYYLQEFYEPREVY